The DNA region AAGACAAATATTTCATAGTTTTTTTGAGGAGGTGGggggtgtttttttgtttttattttttgattgattttgtttgggttttatatttttccaatAATTATGAACTATTTCTATAACCCAATCATAACCATAACCTCAGGCGTCACCTTTAACCTCgtccttaaccctaacccttccTCACACGGCTGTCTTCACTGTTCACGTGTCTACTTCTAAACtgtgttatttttatcattttcgCTGTTGAGGATGACGTAATGAATTAAATGCTATTATTTATTGCTatggttttaaattaaaaaataataataattctagcCTAAATTTATAAAAGGCTTAAACTAACCGCTGATTTTAAGACGCCGTGAGGTGACGTGTccacatttgtgtttatttttttataaactcATTGTTCCgcgtgttttattttatttcaattcatttttaaGAAAAGTCTTTATTATTATCGTTATAACGtgttttctcagtcactggcgtGGGccattcatttctctctcttttagttTCCTGTGTTTTGAACGTGTGGAGGTTTGAATAATTAATGTTAGGATTATTATTATCTCTATAATATATCGCTGTAATGTAGACGGCACGTAGACctttatacacacatacattcactgagGAGCTGCACGCGGTGATAAATATCTGCAGAGCAGCCGCGTGCTGAAAGTCCTCACACCGggagaaataaaattaataactgctCTGTAAATATCCAGCATGGTAAATATGACTAATACATAGTGAATGAGCGCTATAGCTTTATAAACTATATCAGAATAAACAGATAATGCTTTATAATGCGTAGTTAGGGTGTGTAGATAAAACCATAAATAACTATGtaacaggggaaaaaaatatataaaaattccTAATCCTTTAAtatctctgtctgtgtttgaaaATCGTAAAAGTTAATAATTTGTTCTTACTTCTTTGGCTCCTTGTTCAACGCACGCGACCCACTAAGCATGCAGCACGCGTTCCCAAAAAAGGCCTGATGCTAATAAACAAGAATAAATTCCCTTTGCTTAAGAAATGTCCACAGGCGTTTTGACGCTATTGGTGTTTACGCTAATTCTTGCTTTTAATAACTGAGCTGGAGTAAAGTCCCAACAACAGCGAGCTGTCAGATGTGACCTGGAGAATCCTGAAGCCTGTCAAGATGCGATTCCTAAATATTACGACTATTCTTGACAtttttagtaaaataaaaattcaggcGGTGGTGTGTATCTTGGGAAACACAAtcgttaattttttttaaaaaagcgtAACAACAATGAAAGCGTACTATCAGTTCCCCCAGTATTTATTGTCATTACTCTATAAAAGCCATTGATTAATATTTCAGTTTCTAAAAATCCATATACAATAATACAAACCAAAACGCGATAAACATTCCTTAATCTGCCCGATACCCACTTCCGTTTTCCGTATGATGcgaaatatatttcaaaataagccgcaaagaataaaaaaaaacagctgccaAACTTTGAGAGCTCGTGTACTTTAGAGCGCGCTTCGCCCCTCCTCCTCGAGCACGCGATAGGCTCAATCTCGCGCCGCCTTCCCTCCGCCTAACGCTGATTGGCTGAGCCGCGGGAGACCACGCCTCCTCGGAAGGCGGATTGGTTGAGAAACGTTTGGAGAACATATATGAAGTCGGGCCGCTCCAAGATGAAGCTATGAGCAGAAATAGCGGCGCTGCTGCGAAAACCCCAGATTGCGTGTTTACATGTTTACGTGTTTACGCGTTTTACACGCACGCGCGCTGGGAGAGGAGCTTTTATTTCTGGCGTTTTCTTTTCACAGATCCGAGTTGACCACGGATTTTGGAAGCAAAGTGCAAATCGACAACGGCGAACCGGTCCGAGTTTCAAAGTTGCAGACGAAGGGGTCCGGTCTGCGGTGCTCAGTAATGGAGCTTTTTCCGGCTGGATTTGGACAATGGAGCGTTTTCGTGTAAGTTGCTGATTTCCAGAGTCAGGGGCCTTCCGAAGAGCGCTATTGTTGGGGCTCAGTTTGggcagtgttttctttttttggaggGGGGGCGGCTCAGAAATGTGTCTCTGATCGCGTTGTGATGGACAAACTGGGCGCTCGCGACAACTAGATAGACGTAGCGCGCGGCTTCCTTTCCATTGgagctgaagaaaaaaaaatccaccacaTTCACACCGAGACGAGTATAAAATCACAAAGGGAAGACTATAAAAAAAGATGGGAAATCCAGGACAGGTGTTGTTTATTTCCTAGTGATTTGAGACCGTGTTGTGCAGAACGTCTTTTGCATGGAAGGCCAGTGAGAACAACAACGCTGTTCCACCGAGGGGAGGTCAAGTACCtcatcacacagacacatagcgtaagaaagacagaaaagagaCTTTGGTGCCCAAAGCACGAGACAGTGCTGAGTGCTGTGGTCAAGCACAAACGTTGGGCATTGCTGTCTGTCCATGAAAGGTCAGTGAGAACAAGTAGTAAAGAGAAAGTTGTTATTGCTGCCATTCTGAGACAGTGGTGAGCACTTTAATCAGGTAGAAAAAGTTTCCATGGGGGGCACTCTCTGAAAGAAAGGTAAAAAAGCAGTTGTGGGCCTTCAGTGTTGGTGGACATTTCATCAACCACTAAAGCTTTTCATGGGAAGCCAGTGAGAAGTGAGAGCCCCAACAGACTCTGAGAAAATCCCAATTccaaaaagacagaaagactgAAGTAGCTCAAGAAGAAATTCAGCCTCTTTTCTGTACACAATCCTCCAACCCAGTCGAGATGAGTCTGGTCGGAGgttaccaccaccaccatcccgTGATGCATCACGACGGCTACTCCTTCGCTCCTGCGGCGCGCTGCCACGAGGAGAGCGCCTACTTCCACGGCTGGCTGCTTGGCCACTCGGAGATCTCTCCGCCGGAGTACGCCGTGGCCCCGTCCCTCAGTCCGCCGGGGCTGGAGCACTTCGGCGCGGCAGGGCCGGGCTCGGCACAGCGGGGCAAACCGCGCAGACCCACGGCCAACCGCAAAGAGAGGCGCAGGACTCAGAGCATCAACAGCGCCTTCGCCGAGCTGCGCGAGTGCATCCCCAACGTGCCCGCGGACACCAAGCTCTCCAAGATCAAAACCCTGCGCCTCGCCACCAGCTACATCGCCTACCTCACCGATATCCTGGACCGGGACGAGCAGCACGGCGAGGCCGAGGCCTTCAAGGCCGAGTTCAAGAAGGCGGAGGCCAAGGAGGACCGGAGGAAGAAAGAGATGGTACGTGGAGGCTTTTATTTTAAGACATTGTTGTATTCAAACCTGCACGTGCTTCCAAATCAGGCGTCGCGTTGATGCGTCACACGCGCTATTCAGACCATGGTGTTTATCCTTAGGACAGCCATTGACAGCCAGCTGTCAGAGATGACAGGATGAACCCTGGTACCTTTCAGAATGAAGTGGTTGATTATTGCTAATATTTACTAATTAATGCAAACAGAAAATTGCACAGGAAATTAATGTCTAACAAGAAATCACAATTTGAACGAAAGGCGGTTTATTAGAAATGGAATAAGCAAatatttcaaagtttggaggCCTCTAAACTCGACTGAATCAATTTTATACCAAAATACtgtatagaaaaaaatatatattgtaatacATTGTACCATAAACACTGCTGACTTTCCCATACACTGTCTCATACATTCCAGTGCAGTTATAGGGCTTTGTCGCCCCTCCTCCAAAGCACGCGATGATAAAGCTCGAGGGCAAAGTTGGGATTTGTTTATATAGAACGGTATCTAGCGCAAGTCCTCGGTGTTTTGGATGTTGCACCAAACCCTGCAGCGTCAAACGTAGTATTCGTTGTGTTACTTCCTTCTAAAGTATGTATTTGAATAATATCGCGTGCACCAGATGGAGGCCTGCAGCATGTTCGTCACCTACAACGTACGCTAATATAGCACGGCGATAGTTTTATTTGattctttattttcttctaacacaagaaataaaaacaaatgaatgtgTTAAAGCGCAGTAAAGCGGTGCACCGTGTGTTTCCTCAGGCCTCCTGCCACTGGGAGAGTGCTCCTCGATGAACTGGAAAAACTGGAAAAATAAAACCGTGACGGGATTTTTGTATCAGAAAATAACCCGCTAATTCcgcgtgtgtttttgtgtttgagaTCATTCTACGTGCAAATGTAGTGTAGTTCTCTTACGTTGTGATTGTTTTACAATCAAAcgtgaaaaatatattaatgtaaacGTCATAGTTTCAACATTTTATaagcattaaaaatatatattcacaaaagTGCATGTGCTGTTAGATCtgtagaatataaatatataataataataataataataataataaaggtacAGCGTTTTTTCCCAGAATTCTCTGGTGTCAGTGTTCTTTCAAATGTTCCACAAAATTAGCTAGTGTTTTATGTCAGAGGTGCTGTTTACGGGTCAGAAATATGTTTAGAAATAGGTAAAAGCTCCAGTTTCTTAAACGAAAAACGCAGCATTCGTACTTTGGCCGACTTTTGGCCGGCGTTTATTTTTgaacttttacttttacttctTGGTCTTTCTCTGAAACTGATTTCTTTCCTTGCGTTTGCGAACAGAATGAAGTTTTGAAAAGTTCAGGGAGCAGCAATGAAAAGAAGCCCAAAGGAAGAACTGGTTGGCCTCAACACGTCTGGGCTTTGGAACTGAAACAATGAGAACACAAACTCAAAGCAAAACCCCTTTACGAAAAGACTCTGAAATGCAGGCCTTCCCTGTGTCCcatgatgtttttattttaaactataaCTTTATTTAATGGAATATTTATGTGCAATTGCCCGCTCCGGACAGTGGATCCCTGAAGAGAAAAACCCAGAGCAGAGCTTTAAGAGGAGGATTCCCTCTTGGTAAGGgactctgttgttgtttgtttgtttgtttgtttgtttgttgtctgGTATgtgctgaatattttattttattacttgtggggtttgtttgtttttgtttttgtttttttaagttgtTCAATATCCCACTCTGAAAAACCCGAGATGTGTGCCACTAAGGTGTACGTGAActgtaggtctctctctctctctctctctctctctctctctctctctcactctgtcacacactcactcccattctctctctctctctcttactgtctttgaatttaaatataaagaGGGTCGTGATACAGTCAtgatatagttaaaaaaaacgttttatttggaaaaataaaaatgaaaaaaaaaaattacaatgacatgaaatgttaaatacattgtgatgtttGTGGTCGTGTAGAATTCAGTGCACTTCCGTCCAGACACGAGGAACTGAAATAATATTGGAGATgtaaacaatgtaattaattCAATAAACCACTGTGTTTTAATGAGAGCCATCGTCTTGTTGCATTGATAAATATTCACGTTTGAAACGTAAAATATAAAACGAAGAAACGAACAACAAACGATAAATTCAGAGGGGGAAACGGTTTTGGAGAAACGCGTTTAGAAACAAGAAGAAAAATACGCGAGTGTAAACTACGAGTGGCCATTAAAAAGTTGCTGGGCTCTCCTCGCGTGAGCTTGGAGCCGTGCCCTTCAGCGCGTGTTTATATTAGATAAAAAACGGCTGCTATCAGTGTCAGCTAATGTGGGTTTGGTACACAGCGAGATGATTTATGAAAAGCGCACAAGTCACAGCATAAGAACCAACAACGTCTTTAATCGTGTGAAGTCCTGTTTTAACGCTGAGTCCACGGTGTTGTAGAATTAGCTTAACGTCTGTTAGTGACACCCCAAGCTTTATTCGTACGTATTTTTTCGTGTATTTACAGTGATTGAGACTTTATTACCACCTCCAACCCCacctccccccacacacaccttaaatcTACAATCACATGACTTATTCCTAAAGCAAACATTCACTATTTCGGTTTACAAACTCACACTTTTGTAATACCTGTGTAATAACGTGTAATAACCAGAAGTGGGTAATAACTAGTTAAACACAACCTATGTATACTTGTGCACGTCTATGATATTTAATTACACGATATGCACATGCCTTTTAAGTAAAATATAGATGCATTATAGTGTGTTTACGTCAGGAAAATAACCAGTGTTTAAGCCGTTAGCGTTAGCCACCAGTTCCTgttggtgttttgtgtttaactCGATGGTGTGTTGTTGACGTGTTATTTCGTGATGGGTTACGTCTCGCGTCTTGGAGCTTTAGCTTTTATTTTAGCTCAAATTAATCCAAAATAAAGAGAACCGAGTGGCACACGCGCCAGTTCCTTTGCTGAGCGATGCTGGTTGTTCTGCTACTTCTAGAAGTGACTGATTTTTACCTTTTATTCAGGTTTTCTTTGATTAAGGAATTTATTTATTGGGCTCTACTCGCAATAATAAGGCCTTTTATCAGCCCCATAGCAACACCTAAGGTTCTAAACACACGTTCAGTTAAACCCCGAGCGCATGCGCTGAAAACTGCCCACCGAGACGCGTTTAAATTGGAATTGAAGTGAGATATATCATCCCTTAGAACTGAAACGCGTTTAGGAATTTAAGGAATTTCAAAAGGTTTAAATGGAAcgattggggaaaaaaaaaaagctaggaCAGAAATTCCAGTGGTGCATTAGCCTCCAGTTCACTTGTTCTCGCCCAAATCAGTGAAGCTGCAGCAGACACAGTGGAgcctgagaaaaaaaatgcagattGACATTAAGAGAGTCCTAAGGAGGGTCAGTCTGTGGCCGAGCGGCTCGGATGTGTAAGTGATTGATAAGGTGCCGATCAATGCCGCTGCTGAAACCTCCCAACGGGCTGAGAATCTGAGACGATAAGGCAATAAGACAAGCAGATTAGCCATAACAGCGATTTAGATCGAGGCGTCATGACGTACGTCATCGTGAGATTAGATATGatatcttattattattattattataataccaAAATACTGATACTCCTTTTTGGGGGCAGGGAGCTCTTTATCTTTGCTATGATCACGTGGCATACAATTTTCTCATGAATCTGGAATTTCAATTTTGCAAATTCCAATTTATGgattttgggatttttttttttaaatatggaatTAAATCTGATTCGTGCGTCTTTTTTCGTTTTTTGTTCACTTtcttttgatgtttttatttctgatttCTTTGCGCATGCCCCGCGGTGTTTCCTCGTGCAATATTTCATGCCGCGGTGTCGGGCCCTTCCAGTAAAACCCATCTGCGAAGAGAAGAACAACGAGCCCGTCCGATCGCTTTAGATCAGATCGCTTGTACAGTCTATGGCCTGCTTCCACGGCACTCTGAGCGCGCGCTGATCGTTTTAGTTCGAGATAATTTGTTGTCTCTGTCAAGATGGCGTCCGAGATAAAATTAAAGCGTCTGTTCGCTCTTTGATTAAAGATACAGATAATCGTCTGACCCCATGGTGACCCGCTGCTGTCAGCGCAGCTCAGTCCCGACGGTGGAGAGCGCGTCTTTCATAAAGCCCTGGAGAAAGCACAGCGCTGTGGATGTCACAATCCTGCTGCAGGTTTAGAGCATGCATTTGACGCATGTGCACTAAGTAAATATCCTGCGTTATAAGGGGGAGCGTTctgatttgtttttctaaaGATAACAAAGCACCATTTCCTGAATATATAGCGTTAGGGGCCTAATATAAAATAGGCACTTCGTCAGATTTACTTCACGTGAAGCACATC from Hoplias malabaricus isolate fHopMal1 chromosome 8, fHopMal1.hap1, whole genome shotgun sequence includes:
- the hand2 gene encoding heart- and neural crest derivatives-expressed protein 2 is translated as MSLVGGYHHHHPVMHHDGYSFAPAARCHEESAYFHGWLLGHSEISPPEYAVAPSLSPPGLEHFGAAGPGSAQRGKPRRPTANRKERRRTQSINSAFAELRECIPNVPADTKLSKIKTLRLATSYIAYLTDILDRDEQHGEAEAFKAEFKKAEAKEDRRKKEMNEVLKSSGSSNEKKPKGRTGWPQHVWALELKQ